The genomic region GTCCTTGGCACTATACTTGAGGAGCGGGCTGTCCATGGCGTTGGTCCCCACCTGCAGGCACAAGGCGGTGGGCAGCCAGAGGGCCGGGTCACTGCCAGGCACTTGGGGGCAGCTGGGAACTAGGTCCATGCCCAGTGACGCCCTGTGAACCCAGGACCCCGAGGGCAAGGAAGCCAGAGACCAGCCCCGGTAAAGTCTGGGTCGGGTCTGAGAGACCCAGGACCTGCGTGTGCCGGGGGTGGGCGTGTGGCCCCAGGGCCAAGGCCAGCAGTCTGTGGGCTCCCGGAGATGCCTGAGCGGGTGATGGGGGCGGCAGCCCCGCTGTCGGGCTGACAGGAGGCTGGCACGCTGGTGGGTAGAGGGGCGGCAGACTGCGGAACATGAGAGGCGGCGCCCGCCCCGCGCTCCTCCGAGGCCAGCTGCCTGCCTGTCTCCCAGACAGGCTGAGCCCACCAGGGGGCGAGGCCTCACCCGGGAGGGAGCATGCACATCCAGGGGACGccccctcctgccctctctgCAGGCTCCGCAGCTGCCACCGGCCATCCTGGGCTTCGCGATTCTTTCCGCTCTCTCCCCATTTGGGAGTTGGCCTCGCTCTACCCACGGAGGCCCTGGTGAGCAGCGTGGGAAGGACGTGTCTAGGGAGAGCACGATGACACCACACGGGGTCGTGCGTGGAGAGTGCTCAGCCAGGCCGAGTCCAAGCTAAGGGCGTGGGGATGACCGAGGGCGCTGCAGATAAGTcgggggagggtgggaggtggggagaaggggcGCCGGCCAGCAGGGTGGGGCGCAGTGCCCGCCCGAGAGCGGGGCTCAGGCCCTGCTGTCCCCACCTGCTCGTAGATGTCGATGGCCTTCTGGTACTGCTCCAGCTGCGCCGCGTAGCCGGCCACCTTCAGGAGACACTTGTTGGCCGAGCTgagaggggcagagaggggcAGGGGGTCAGTGGTGGCGGGGCCCAGGGCCCTCGCCGGGGGCGGGGACAGGCAGGGGGCGCCTGGGTACCTGTTGGACTCCTCGCCTTTGTAGTAGTCTGCGGACTGCTCGTAGTGGGCGATGGCCTGGGGCACACGGGGCGGGGGAGAGGGCGAGGGGCTCAGGCGGCCTTCGTCGCTGGCGGGCCCAGCAGCTCTGCCACGCCCCAGGCCCCCAGACTGGTCCCAGAGGACTGGCCGCAGCAGCCCTCCCCACCACTGGCCAGGCTGGGCCCCCCGCCGCCCACCTTCTCGATGTCCACCAGCTCCGTCTCGTAGATCTCGGCGATGGAGATGTGGTGCTTGGCTGCAATGGTGAAGCGGCCCTGGGTGAGACGTAAGAAGGGACTGTCAGCGACGAAGGGGTCCCGAGTTCTCTGCCTGGCTCAACCACGTGCCCCTCACCTTGGCCCCCAGTCCCCTGAAACTGGATTCTCAGCCCTTGGCCACCCGTGGGAGGGGGGCCCGCCAAGGAGGGTCCTGAGAGGCACAAGGCTTGCGAGGGAGGCTCCTGCCTGACAGGCCTGCGTCTGAGTGCTGCCCCGACCAGGTGACCACGGGCACGCCCCCCCACACCCAGCCTCCATGGGGACACAGCAGATGGGGCAACATGGGAAATACGGGCACTGGGACTGGCCAGAGGCCACATGGCCCAGGGGGGGCACATGTGACTGGTCCAGAGAGGCGGGAGGAATAGCCCTGGACTCTGGGCCAAATGTCAAGAGTccccacagccccagagagggCCTGCCTCCCGACCTCCCCTCCCCTGTGTGGTCAGATGGCCCTTCTCCCCACCCACGCTGCAGCTTCCCCCGCAGGCGCCCAGGGCCTTCCCCAAGGCGGCCCGGCTCCCAGAGCGGCTGAGCACCTCCTGCCCGCCTCCACCCAGCGGCGGTCCCTGTGCCTGCCGCTCCGGAGACCGAACTGCCCAGCGCAGTGTCTCCTGCAGCGCCCAGCGGGGGTGCTACACGGCGACAGCATCGCAGGGCCCGCAGGGCAGGACGGGCGATCGGCCCCGGGTGGACGTGATGCGATGGGGCCTGGCTTGGAGCCTCAGGCTGGCTCTCTGGGCTCGGACCAGCAGCCAGGGCTCATCTGTCGATGAGGACGCTCCCTGGGGCAGGCGGGGCTGAGCTCActctgggctgggggaggctggggaaggggaaactccatggacacgTGAGGGCCCCAACAGCGGTAATGCCTTTGAGTGAGGACAATGGTGGCCTGTGGGGGGCTGGAGACAGGACCTGGGGAGGGGCCTTCCGCCCCTCTCACGTGCTGGGAGCTGCCACCAGGAGCCAGGCTGGCATGGACCTGTGTGAGGACCCAGCCAGCCCAGCCCGGCTCGGCTCCTGTGGCAGTTCCCTGCCCGCCTCCCCTCCCGTCTCTCGGGggcaggggatgggagggagggcgGGGAGGCAATAAGGCAGGGCTTGAAGCggggtaaggggagggagggagccaggaCACGCGGCGGCCCTTACCATGTCTGTGTAGATCTCAATCGCTCGCATCAAGCAGTTGATGGCCTCTGGAGAGAGAACAAGGGAGGCGAGGAGGAGGAACGAGAAGGTGAAGTCGTTTCAGCAGAGACCGAGGAGAGAAGGGAGGCGCCGGGCCGCTGCGGAGGGCTCAGCGCGCGTGGGGTGCAGGAGACCCCCGAGCCCCAGGAACCTTGGCCTGACTCATTCATGCTGCTGGCTGTGACCTGCTGGGCACGTGCTTTCAGGGGAGCCCTGCCAATACAGCTGCCCTCTGCCCCGGGGTCACCGCGATGTCACCACCTTCCCAGTGACTGTGGGACAGGGTGCAGCTGGCACCGTGTCAGACTTCCTGGGGGTCTGAAGCCAGACCTGCTGAGGGCCTGCACTCGGGGATGAACTGCTGGCAGCCGCAGCCAAGCCTGACACTGGAGGAACAGCCAGGTCCTTCCGCCACCCTTCCACGGCGGGACCCTGAACCAGCCGTGTGCCCTGCCCCTGCCTGGCCTCCACCGTGGCAGGAGGCGGCAGGGTGCTGTGACCCCGAGGCCCCCGCCGTGGGGTCTCTGTCATATCCCCGTGCGCCCATCAGCCCGGCATCGCCACCCACCAGCTCCTCAGACCACGGGTGTCTCCGACCACACACACCCCGGGGTGGCGCTCGGAAGGAAGCACTGGGGCACCTCTGTTGGACTCTCGCACGCGACGTTTTAAATTTGGAACTTTGAGAaagattgttttttgtttttttttgacaaCTTATTTGGAGAAGAGAGAAGCATGAGTGGGAGGCATTTTCTAGCAGATAGAGATGAGCTCTCGGGTGGATGTTTTTTTAAACGTCATTTTAATGCATCTTGGAAGGACAGTGTGTTGGGGTAGGtgggaagaggaagacagagagccTGGACAGACCACAGCGGGTGGGCTCTGAGCTGGGGCACATCTGAGCGTTCACACAGCCTGGGGCATTGGGAAGGCTCCTGGCCTGCCGCTAGGGCTTCAACGTCAGCAGGGCCCACAGGGCTGAGatgccaccaggaaggcccaggCCCAGTGTCTGCTTTCAAGGGGGGCTCAAGGTCTCATCACCCAGGGAGATGCATCAACAGAGGCTCTTAGCCTCAGACCTGTGGTTGGTCCTCCAGGGAGTCCACAAGCCCCACTCCCCCAACTCATAGGCCAAAAGGGGGTGTCTGAGAGCTATTTTGGGGGATGGAGGCTTGGGAGGTTGGGTGCAAAGCCTCAGGGGACCCCCCCCAAAAGATTCAGAGAATGTACACCACGGGGTGAAGGTCATGAGGCTGGGGCAGTGGGGAAGAGGAAaaaggggcaggagagaaggagaaaaaggagagaacgCCGCGGACAAATACAGCGGAGGAAGCAGTGTTGCTGTCTCTCACGCACACACTCTCTCACATGCTCTGTGACAGAGCATTTCCCGAAGCAACTGATGAGCTAACAGCGCAGTGGTAAGGATGCTCAAAAGCCAGGCGCCAGGGCTGTAGCGCATGGGCTCTGCACACCGCATCCTGCCCTGTCCCCCACCCCGGGGGACTGGATGCGACTGGGGGGCTTCCTCTCCCAGAACACTGCGGCGCATAGCTTGGTCTCCGCAGGCCGAGGGGGCAAAGGCTGCCCCTGGTGAGGTCAGCCCTGGATGCAGAGAGGCTGGAAGCTCCCAGGCAAGACAGGAACCCTCGCCCCACTGCCACCACAGCAGCCGCCCAGGGCCCGCTGGCGCTGGCCTGAGTGCTGTCGGCCAGAGGGCCCCTGCAGCGGGGGAGGACAGCTTAGGTGCAGCCAGCAGCGTGGATTCACACAGGGTTGAGGCCCCTCGCTCCAGGACAGCTGTCTCTGGAAATGCAGGCTGCCAGCTGACACCCCAGCTGGCGCGCTAGCAGACAAGCTGCTGACACGCAGCTGCAACCAGCTTATCTCCAGTCTCTGGGACCCCAGCCGTGGACAGCCCCAGACAAGCATGGCAAACCCAGCAACCTGACCCCCACCATCCACGTGCGGAAACCTGGAACCCGGGGAGGCAGGTGGGGTGAGGGTGGTGCTCAGGCCCAGACGGGGGAAAGCACTGGCCTTAGGTCAGGGTGGACTCTAGAGGGACAGCGAAGGCAGGCGCCAAATCCCGCCGTCCGCCCTGGTGGCCCTGAGGCGCAGGCTCAGCTGCCTGTCCAGGGGCGGGTGGGGGGCTTCCAGGACTCCTGCAGGAAGCACTGACACAGCTGGAGGTGTCTGAGGCAGGTGAGGCCAGCAAGGCCCCAGGGAGCCGGCCACCTGCGTGGGGAAACCCGGCAGGGATCCACGTGGGCCCTCTGGCTCTGACTGACAAGGCAAGTGGCCAGGCCAGACCCCCACCTGACAAAGGCTGGGGGCCACCCCTTCTAGACATTTACCTCACGCTGGTGTAGGGCTGGGCCCGTCTGTGCTTTAGCTCACATGTGATCTCCGCTTTCCTTGACCAGGAAGTGGAGACCCAAAAGACGTTGTTGATGGCCCCAGGTCACGGAGAACAGGCTCCCATGGGCCTCGGAGAGCAGTGAGCCCCACCCTCCTTGAGTGGGGGTTGGTCAGTTATGACGCAGGGGTGCTGGGAGCCCCTTCAACACCTCCCCCTGCTCAGCAACAAGAACCTCTGGCCCCGGCCCTGCCCATGAGGCTCTCCCCTGCGCCACGGGACCTTCCGCTCCCCGAGCCCCGCCTCTAGCGCCaaacctcctccctcctggcCTCTACATCCAGGGCAGAGAAGCGGGCTGGCTGATGCTGAGACAAACCAAGTTGCCCTCTGTGCCCCAAGACGGGCACGTCACACGCAACCACCGCCGCCTGCTCACCAGACACCTCAGCCATCCTCCGTGCTTCTGGAGGCCAGGCACGGGTCACACCCCCACATGGGCCCTAGTGCCCCCCATACACGCTGCAGAGCCCGCTGCCAGCTGAAAAGCCTCAGCTCAAAAGCTGGGAAAGGATGCCACATGCTAGTACCCGCTGGGGCCTGTCCACCAGAAGTGCTGGGGATTGTTTAAACGGCAAATCTGCCCTATGCACTTGCTGAGAAGCCCAGCCTCAGCTTCCACCCCAGGAACCAGTCCTTCCAGTCACTCGGGTGCGGTGGCCCAATGTCTGTCACGGGTGCCTGGGCAGCATCTCCAGGTCGACCAGTTCCCCAGAGAGAaggcaggctgggggcaggggcgggaCCCTCTGAGGTGGATGCACAGTCTTTCCGGGGTGATTCAAGCTGAAAACCAACCCACGGTCATTCATGGTGTGACCCAAACCCTGGCTCATGGCCACATCACCAGTGGCCTGCTGCACCTCAGCGCCAACCAGCCAGGTGCGCTGAGCTTTGGGCAGTCACCAGGACACACCTGGTCATGAGGTCTCCCCTCGGTTCAAGCCGCGCTGAGTGCGCCACGTGACCACCGAGGCCAACGTCTGAGCGACACCCAGCTACAGAGGAGAGGCCCAGCAAGATTGGGGACAGAGAACAGGTACTTGGCCCTCACAGACATCAAACCCTCGACTGGGAACCAAAATGTGGCGGTGGCGATGATGAATTCGCCACCAATGTCCCCAGAGCTGGCATGTGAACTGGGACTTACAGATCCTTGGAAAGACCCCGGGCACTGGTGCAAACTGCCCTCTCTTGGGAAGGACAAGCCTTTATTCAAGATGATGCGtctcctttttaaattaatattcgcgtatttcccattctcttgtgAGTGGACAGTGACAATAGATGGTCATTAGAAAAAAAAGCCTTTTGcttgttaaaattaaaagttggCAACCCATGTCTGgcaccaacattaaaaaaaaagcaaaaaactaaaattcCAGCCCCCCCAGATCCAACAGCCTGGTACCCGCTGGGCCGTGCACCTACTTTAGATGAGCCCAGCGGGGGACAGACATGGTTTCCTCACAGTGAGTCAGCCCCAAACTGGGCTTCGGTCCCCAACACGCTCTCATCTAAAGGAACTTACTCTCTGGCAACCGCATCTCCGCTCGGTTCTCTCCAATCCCCCCACCCTGGGGGTAAGGGAAGCCAGGTCAGGGGAACTTCCGCTCCTTTTTCGGCAGAGACTCCTACCTGGCTGGTCTCAGAaccccctcccgccccctccgCATGTTAATTCTGACAGCAGAACAGATTTTCCTCTCTCCTGGGCACGCGGTGGGCCTGAGATGTAACTCCCACTCCCACATGCTCCCGGGCTCCGGGAGGGGCGCCACCAGCTGCAGGCACAGAGCGGGAGGGGGAGGCGGAGGCTGGGAGCCAGAGAGAGGCAGACGGACGCCAGGCAGAAGGCAGCCAACACGCGAGTCACAGCGCGAGCGCCACCGGCGTGGCGGAGAACCTGCGGCCCTCTCTGGACGGCTCAGCGAGGGCGCGGGTCCACCAGGCCCTCACCTTGGGGGTCGGCTTTCTTGAACGCGTTGCCGGCGTCCACGAAGCAGGTGGCTGCGTCGTGCTTGCTCTGCAGCTGCAGGTGCAGCTGGGCCGCCTGGCAGAAAGCGCTTCCGGCAGCTGGAACACAAGACGGTGCACCCTGCCTCAGAGCGGGGCTCCAGGCTCTGGAAGCCGCTCAGATGATGCCTGCGGAGGGGGCTGAGCTCTCCTGAGTCTCTGAGAGAGGAGGAGACTGGCCTGGGGGAACCGAGGTGCAGGCCTGGACCTCAGGCCACCTGATCCCAGCggtgccccccacccctacccggAAGCTGTCCTCCAGCCCCGGGGAGCCTGGAACCAGCATTCCAGACAGCATCACGGGCTGGGGCcaggtgggggtgctgggggggAGAGGGGCAATCAAGACCCAGCTGCACCACACTCCCACCACCTCCCCTTTCCAAGCCTGACTTCATCTCCCCCCACGGCTCCCAGCCCTTCCGGTCTAACTCCCCAGCTCCCAGTCTCCCCTGGGGAGAACTCACAGGGTCCAGGCCCCCAGGAGGTTCACATCCAGAAAGGGAAAGGGGATGTGGATGCCATGAACTTGAGTGTGTACATGGGttctcagttcctcagtcgtgtctgactctttgccaacccatggacggttgcccaccaggctcatccatccatgggattctccaggaaagaatactggagtgggttgttacttccttctccaggaagatcttcccgacccagagatcgaacccacatgtcctgcgtctcctgcactggcaggtggattcagccacctgggaagcccctatgaaCTTGAGTGCGTGGGGACAATGCCCACGGGCGAAGGGCAGCTGCAGCGACCACACCTGAAGCCCAGGCTGTGCTGTACTCAGCCGCCCCGTCACCTTCCACAGGTCTGCTCCCGCGTCTCTATCTTCTAATTTGACTTGAGGGAGACAGAGGGAGCCCTCCTCTTCCAGGGGTGGGAGCTGTGCTAACTGGGAGCTCCAATGGCCACATCCAGCTCCGTCCTGAAGCCCCTGcccttcctctttctccagcTGAACCCGAACCATGGAATTTCTGAGTTGGAGGAGGACAAGAGGGCCTGGCCCTATACTCTACCTTTAGAGCAGGAAACTAAACTCAGCCACCCAGATTTTCACtgtgtctgatttctttcctatttttaaggGCTTCAAACTTGAGCGCAGAATTTCCAGAAAGGTAGTATCATTGGGGGGGGAAAAATGgtttaagatttttgtttgactatttgggggagggagagaggtgaCGAATGTTAAAAGTAAAGCAACATCCACGTgattgaaaaagaaatctttcttttAACGGTATTGTTTTTGGGGTGAgcataaaaatacacacagaatCTGGCTCCAGGCACAGTGTATGCTGTGAAAGCTCAGGAGAAACTCTTCTGATTTTCAGGAAACCAAAAATACTCTCGGAGGAGGAGAGCCCATTTTGCCCACTGCCTCCACACCCGCCTCTGTAGCCCCGTCCCAGGCTTCATTTCCTTTGTGGTCTGAAGTCACAAGTTCCTCCTGGGTTTCAGCACTGTCTCTGCCTGATTTTCTTGACCCAATcttgctgtttctttttaaactggagtatagttgatttacgatgttgtgatgttatatgttagtttcaggagtacagcacaGTGGACCAGTGGACCAGTGACGCgtattatgtatacatattattgtttttcaggcgctcagttgtgtccgactctttgccaccccgtggacttcagcacgcaaggcttccctgtccttcactatctcccgaagtctGTTCAAATTCACATCCGTTGAATTgatgatgctacctaaccatctcattctgttgctcccttctcctcctgcccacaatccttcccagcatcagggtcttttccagtgagttggctcttcacatcaggtggccaaagtattggagcttcagcgtatacatacacatacacactttttttagattcttttcccatatagaccattAGAGTACtgtgtagagttccctgtgctatacagtaggtccttactagttACAATCTTTCTGATGTTTGAAGCCTTGTTATGACATCAGCCCCGGAAGGGCTCAAGTACTGGCTTTCTGAACCTCTCCTCCATGCCCTCAGGTAGTTCCCAAACAGATCTCTGGCCCCTCAGACCTCAAGGAGCCCCTCCCCGCCTGCCCGCCTCTCCTCGGGGGACACAGCTCAAGCCGCAGCCTTGCCAGGGTCTGACCTAATCTTCCTGGCCGAATCAGAAGGACTACTCCGCCCACCAACACGGGCCTGAGAGTCTCTGGAGCCACGGGACCTGGGATGCCCTCTTCTGGGTAGAGGCCCTTATGACGCTGTCCGTGTGGGCGGGCATCCTGCTCCAGCTGGAGTGAGCGCACAGATGGCCGGGGACCTGGTCAGCGCTCCTGCAGTTTGCCAATCTGCTGACCGGAGTCCTCAAAGGGCTCTCCTGCCCCCTCCAGAGGGACAGGTGCTGCTGACATGAGTGAGGAGTGGAGTTGCCGCCGTGCCGCGCTTACCGCCCCGCGTGGGGACAGCTGAGCCTGCATCACGGCCCCGCGGGGTCAGGACTGTTACCTCCCCTGCTGTCCTGAGGAGAGTCCAGCAACTTCCCCAAGGTCACGAAGCCCCAGTCTGAGCTGGGACACAAATGCCAGTCACTCTGGATTCCAAAGGTCAGGAAGCCACCGGGAGCTGTTCAGGCTCCAGAGCTGGAGTTCTGGCTTCTGAATTGCTTCAGCCACTCACTCGTGTTGGTGTGCTGGGCAAAGGACtgggctgagcctcagttttcaagtctgtgaaatggggatattaACGATACTGACCCTCATGGTGCTGCTGTGATGGCTGAATTAAACACTGCCTGCTTGGTGCTCAGGGGAGTGCTCAGTTATTGCTGGACCACTTGAATGTCCCTCAGCCCAGATTTCAGACTCTGATGGAAGAATTAGAGAACTGCTTCCGGGGAAACCtgaaattcttttctatttttaagtagATGGTGTGTGATTTATAATactgtcttagtttcaggtgtacagcaatgtgGCTCACTTATGTATGTATGCCTTTTCTGATGCTTTTCCATTATATGCTATTATGAGATCATGAGTATAGATCCCTGTGCTACCCAGTCAATCCTTGTTGGAAATCTGACATTCTGAATTTAAGGAGAAACCCCTTAAAGAGTTCACCAATCCACATGGGTCTATCTGAATTCAATAATCTATTACTGATCCTTATCATCTAAGTCTGCTCTCCCGGGTCCTGGGACCCAAGCTGTAAAATGACCCAGCTCAAAACGACCAGACAGCAGGCCAGTGGGTCTGTAGAGCCGGTAATGGCTTTAGAGAATGAGGCCTGCAAGGCTGACCCCTCAGCCAGGCCTTTGGGATGGGGAGCcgaggggaaggaggagacagagccaCAGATGGGCTCTAGTAGGGATCACGTACCACTCCAGTTTTTGGCCATTTTGAACATGTTCGCTGCCCTGGCGTAGATTTCACATGCTTCCTCTATTTTGGACGAGCCTctgggaaaaaggaaaggaaaaaagggtaAGGAAAAGATCTTATCTGGAACCAAAGAGAAAGCATGCCTTCTGCCCCAGCAACAGTGGAGATGTGCCCTTATGTGTCTGGATGGCGGCCCCCAATTCCCTGTGAAGTCAGCTTTGCGAGTCCAGctgcagctcagggctctgtgcgGGCTCAAGGGAGATAGAGccggcagcccccagcccctcccaccgTTTGTCCAGGCCCTCCATGGGCCAGTCCGGGCTGCACCCTCATGGTGGGGACCCTTCCTGACCACCCCCAAAAGCCCTGCCTCCGACAGTCTCCTCCACTTTCTGCTCGGGATGCTCGGGGGCTCCCATGCTTTCTGCAAATCCCTTTCCCCATGAGACTGCAAAGCATTCTGGAAGAGCAGTCCAGCCGTGGACGCTGGGTCCCTTCCTCAGTCTCAACCCTGTGCCTTGCACCCTGCAGCTGTTCAGTGAAGGCCTCTCAACCCTAAAAGCATGTCACCACCCATTCATGACTTGGCAGGTATGTaataatacacacacagaaagaaagactGTTTTTAAGTAAGTACACAGAAAACTCCCACTtgtgttaaaacaaaaaagtgagaCCAGAAACATACGTGTAAACAGCTTATTACTGGgaaaatacacacagaaaataattACTGTATTTTTCTATAAGGTGGGGTCTGTAGAACTGGGTGCCAGGTGTGGGGGACAAACTTATATTCCTTTTTAGTACTgtctgaattttaaaagcatctaCATATTTCACCTATTTGAGAAAAAAAGTGCATGTATTTAAGTACTAAGGTTTGCATTGGGTCCCGTGGTCCAGGCGTGAATTACAATCCTAGCAACTTATCCTACGAAACTAAGTACAAGGATGCTCAAAACAAGACTGTTAAAAGTGGCAAAATCACGGGGATTCCCTGGCGGCCCGGTAGTCCGGGCCCGGTGCTTCACTGCTGTGGCCAGGATTCagtttctggttggggaactaagatcctgtatgccatgtGGCGAGgtc from Bubalus bubalis isolate 160015118507 breed Murrah chromosome 18, NDDB_SH_1, whole genome shotgun sequence harbors:
- the NAPA gene encoding alpha-soluble NSF attachment protein; protein product: MDNSGKEAEAMALLAEAERKVKNSQSFFSGLFGGSSKIEEACEIYARAANMFKMAKNWSAAGSAFCQAAQLHLQLQSKHDAATCFVDAGNAFKKADPQEAINCLMRAIEIYTDMGRFTIAAKHHISIAEIYETELVDIEKAIAHYEQSADYYKGEESNSSANKCLLKVAGYAAQLEQYQKAIDIYEQVGTNAMDSPLLKYSAKDYFFKAALCHFCIDMLNAKLAVQKYEELFPAFSDSRECKLMKKLLEAHEEQNVDSYTEAVKEYDSISRLDQWLTTMLLRIKKTIQGDEEDLR